One part of the Corynebacterium aurimucosum ATCC 700975 genome encodes these proteins:
- a CDS encoding RidA family protein, producing the protein MGALARLEELGVELPSVAVPLASYIPATQVGNQVWTSGQLPVVGGELPAAGKVGAEVSLDKAQELARTAALNALAAIDGLVGLDRITRVIKVVGFVASDPSFTDQAAVINGASDFLGEVFGDAGIHARSAVGVAVLPKDSPVEIEIIVEIAE; encoded by the coding sequence CGTCGCTGTTCCTCTCGCGTCCTATATCCCGGCTACCCAGGTGGGTAACCAGGTCTGGACATCTGGCCAGCTGCCCGTTGTGGGCGGGGAATTGCCTGCCGCCGGCAAGGTCGGCGCAGAGGTAAGCCTCGACAAGGCACAGGAATTGGCGCGCACGGCGGCGCTGAACGCATTGGCTGCAATCGATGGCCTCGTCGGGCTTGACCGCATTACCCGCGTGATAAAGGTAGTCGGTTTCGTAGCTTCGGATCCCTCTTTCACGGATCAGGCCGCAGTTATCAACGGTGCCTCGGATTTCCTCGGTGAGGTCTTCGGGGACGCTGGAATCCACGCGCGTTCTGCGGTGGGGGTAGCGGTCTTGCCGAAGGATTCCCCCGTTGAGATTGAAATCATCGTAGAAATCGCTGAGTAA